The Gaiella occulta genome has a window encoding:
- a CDS encoding phosphatase PAP2 family protein, translating into MSRRLPRGWAHLALQLAFWMGFYVAYQIVRGLADRDIATAFWNGFHVIRLEQWMGALFEPALQRLVDSSELLIKATSYTYWLSQFAVVALALLWVYVRHHDRFFGFRNWLIAANLVGLAVYALVPTAPPRMFPEWGFVDTLARYSSINHESGLIAYASNPYAAMPSLHSMDAFIVGVVMFGVCRSRLARTLWLVWPAWVWFSVIGTGNHYWLDVVAGVLLAVAAGVGLFRRELFSRWRTASRA; encoded by the coding sequence GTGAGCAGGCGCCTGCCGCGCGGCTGGGCCCATCTGGCACTCCAGCTCGCCTTCTGGATGGGGTTCTACGTCGCCTACCAGATCGTACGCGGGCTCGCGGACAGAGACATCGCGACGGCGTTCTGGAACGGCTTCCACGTGATTCGCCTCGAGCAGTGGATGGGAGCGCTGTTCGAGCCGGCGCTGCAGCGCCTCGTCGACTCGTCGGAGCTGCTGATCAAGGCGACCTCCTATACCTACTGGCTGTCGCAGTTCGCCGTCGTCGCGCTCGCGCTCCTGTGGGTGTACGTCAGGCACCACGACCGCTTCTTCGGCTTCCGCAACTGGCTCATCGCCGCCAATCTCGTCGGCCTCGCCGTCTACGCGCTCGTGCCGACGGCGCCGCCGCGCATGTTCCCCGAATGGGGCTTCGTGGACACGCTCGCGCGCTACTCGAGCATCAACCACGAGAGCGGGCTGATCGCGTACGCCTCGAACCCGTACGCGGCGATGCCGAGCCTCCACTCGATGGACGCGTTCATCGTCGGCGTCGTCATGTTCGGCGTCTGCCGCTCGCGGCTGGCGCGCACCCTCTGGCTCGTGTGGCCGGCCTGGGTGTGGTTCTCGGTGATCGGGACGGGCAACCACTACTGGCTCGACGTCGTCGCCGGCGTCCTGCTCGCGGTTGCGGCCGGCGTCGGGCTGTTTCGACGCGAGCTCTTCTCACGCTGGCGCACGGCCTCGCGGGCGTGA